In Montipora foliosa isolate CH-2021 chromosome 9, ASM3666993v2, whole genome shotgun sequence, the DNA window aattttgctacaaacGGCTTGCCATACTGCACGTAGGGTAAGTTTCTTCGAATTTTCGCGTCATGTTATGTTCGTGACACTGTCACGTCAACTTTAATTTCGAAATTAACGTGGTTTCGTGACGCATTTTTGCTTGGTAGCCCAACCTTTTTATCCAACCGCCGATGTTTCCGCCATGTATCGCAGAAATTCTTCTCCTAGTGATGTACAAATGTTGATTCGCAAATGTGCTTTTGTAGGTTTTGGTATAAGCCTTTTATTCGGACTGTTATACTGGTTTTCCGGTGAAACAAAAGTGGTTCCTATCAACAGTCACAGCATTGACTTTTATCACAGGAAAGCTTGTGAGCGAGAATATAACAACACGTATCCATTGACGCCTTCAGAGGTCACCGTTGAGGGAAACAGATTTCGGATCGGAATCATCGCGGATCTCGACGAAAACTCCAAATCCACGTCTAAGGAAAACACTTGGACAAGTCACTTCAAACGCGGTTACCTCACGCTTCATGACAATGGCCAAATATCCGTGGAATGGGACACAGAAAAAATCGTGTTATCGTCTACTTTGTCTCAAAAGGGTAGGGGTATGGAGCTATCAGAACTGATTGTGTTTAATGGCAAGTTGTACGCTGTTGACGATCGTACAGGTGTTGTGTTTCAAATACTTGACACGCATAATGTCGCTTGGGTAATTTTACCAGACGGGGATGGTTCAGAGGAGAAGGGGTTTAAAGCAGAATGGATGGCTGTCAAAGGAAAAACTCTCTATATTGGAGGCCTAGGAAAGGAGTGGACAACAACAGAGGGAGTTTTTCAGAATCACAACCCACAGTGGGTTAAAACTATTGGACCCAATGGTGATGTTGTACATCATGATTGGGTGTCAAGGTATGAAGCCATGAGAGGGGCCATGGGTATCCAGCACCCAGGGTACATAATACATGAGGCAGCAAATTGGAGTGATAAGCATAAGAAGTGGTTTTTCTTACCAAGACGTGCCAGCCATAAGTCATACAATGAAAAGGATGATGAACATCGTGCAACTAATGTCATGATAACTTGTGATGAAGACTTTACAAATTGCGATGTGCGTGCCATTGGGGACCTGAACTTAACCCATGGGTTTTCGTCATTTAAGTTTATTCCCGGAACTGAAGATAGGCTCTTTGTTGCTCTCAAGACTGAAGAAGACAGGGGAACTATCCGTTCATATATCACAGCTTTTGATCTTAATGGAAAGCAGTTGCTGGAAGAAACTCTAATAGGTGACAACAAGTTTGAAGGCATTGAATTTATTTAGAGCATTACTGTAATAAGGGAGAATCTAGTTAATTACATGGTAAATGTCAAGGACAATATGATGCAAATATTTTCTGTAATTCCTTAATCATTCCT includes these proteins:
- the LOC137972039 gene encoding soluble calcium-activated nucleotidase 1-like, whose protein sequence is MYRRNSSPSDVQMLIRKCAFVGFGISLLFGLLYWFSGETKVVPINSHSIDFYHRKACEREYNNTYPLTPSEVTVEGNRFRIGIIADLDENSKSTSKENTWTSHFKRGYLTLHDNGQISVEWDTEKIVLSSTLSQKGRGMELSELIVFNGKLYAVDDRTGVVFQILDTHNVAWVILPDGDGSEEKGFKAEWMAVKGKTLYIGGLGKEWTTTEGVFQNHNPQWVKTIGPNGDVVHHDWVSRYEAMRGAMGIQHPGYIIHEAANWSDKHKKWFFLPRRASHKSYNEKDDEHRATNVMITCDEDFTNCDVRAIGDLNLTHGFSSFKFIPGTEDRLFVALKTEEDRGTIRSYITAFDLNGKQLLEETLIGDNKFEGIEFI